TACTCAAATCCCCAAATGATATAATGATCTATACATTATCTCTAggtataacttttatattactgtatacaATATGTATGACATGCTGTAATAGCAAAGAGCTGCTGAAATGTTTGTCCAGGTGAAGATAACAGCTGTAAATCCAGATGCCACAAACGGTCaacaggaaagaggaagaaaaagaagaggaagcgGAAAAGTGAAGGGAGGGGAAACTCATCAGATTCGGACTCAGAATGCGTATCAAAGCAGAAGGATAGTAAACGTGGTCAAAGCTCATCGCCACGGCGCCGAGAAGACCTGCCAGATATCATCCCAAAACAggtaaaaacatacaaaaaaagaatgaaaacacacacgtTCTGGTTTGATCATGTTTACAGGACATAGTTCTAATGACATCTCATGTTCTGAGGCCTGTGACTGTCTTTTCCGGCCAGGTTCTTCTTTTGCATTACACAGTTCAGTTGTGCTATGCATGCTAGGAtgactgtgtgtctctgtgtccctGTCCTGCTCTTTAAATCTACAGACCTCATCAAAGTGATCAAGTTATCATTTTAGGAATTAGAACCATGtatacattgaaaaaaaaagaaatgatttgattgacaggtgacttggtagggggcagggtttcagcgaactcggtggacactcccacagcgtttgggagcagagaaagaggctgatttttacacaactttgaagcctaatttcatatatttggtgacttttttaatcattcaaatttggcagggtggttaacaacacacttttctgtggtatgtcaaactcagaacacatatttattcttactttacacagactttaactttaaatataaacactGCATGCTTATCCCTAAGAAACAAAACTTATTCTCATACTTGTGAGGTCCATCTTTGGTGTGAGGTGACTTAATGAACAGCATCTAACCATTTTCACACATACTGGACATCAATGACGGGGAAAGACAAAAGCAACAAGTGTCTTTATTGCTTCCTAACAGGACAGCTCcaataaagaaagaggagatgaggaAAGCTATGACAGGAGGAGTCGTCATTCCCGTTCCCGTTCCCGTTCCAAGTCACATTCCAATTGTCATTCCCATTCCTGCTCAGTGAGGAGGAACTCTCACTCTCGGTCTGGACATCACCATCGAAAATCTAGAAGTCGTTCCCGGTCTGGTTCACAGCAGCACAGGGTCTGGTCCAGGTATGAAGACAAATCCTTCACTTACCGTCAccgttatattattattacagttttgCTGCCATGAAATGTGAACATGCACATATTTGACTGGCCAATGCAGTCAGAGATTCCCCCCAAGAACCTGGCTCTGAATTAGAAGCAGTTATAAATAAGTAAGAACCTGGAGGATTTATATGGCTCTTTCTTTTATCAGTACATGAAAGAAAGATCatgaaatacagttttattattaaagCGCATGCAGACATTTCACCTCTATTCTCTGTGTCGTTGCCTGTGTTTGCACAAGGGCAGTGCTGAGCTTctccacctcacacacacacacacacacacacacacacacacagagagcagacagcagATAGTCTATGAGTTTATGACATCACTCATTACTATAACTGTCAGTGATTTAAAACCTTCAGGAGCAAAAAGTCAGTGAGAGATATTTACCAAAAGTCCTGTTTAACAAGCATAAAGTCATATTCATCTACTGCTGGTATATAGTAGTGCACTGACAATAAATAGTTATGAACAACCTAAAAAAAACAGCCTTACTGTTTGTAGGGTTAGTATTCAGACTAGCTGTCATGTGCAGTATATTCAAATGTGGTAAGTTGTTACTGGCATGCAGGAggcagcctctctctctctataccagcAGCAGTCTGTCCATACTACCACTGTAGAGAACAAGATGAATTAGTGGTAGTGACCGTCATTGAGTTTATGTTCTGGCTTTACTGTTGTAAACATTACAGCtgctactgtagaaacaaagTGATACTCTGAAATGATCTGAATAAATGCTctgaatttattcattttatggtAATAAAAAAAGACCTAAAAGAGTGTTGATAAGAGTAATAGAATCAGTAAAACTCTAACCATACTAATACCTAGTCAGGGTTCTTCACACATCCTCAGCTTTGGGTCTAATAGCTTAAAGAAAGCTGTGGTATAATAAGGTAATGGTTTGATTATAGTTTGTAGATTGACACCTACATAATAAATACTGTGAGAAAAGCAGCAGTATTGCTCCTTACATGGTACATGTTCTCATTGTGATGTTTCTTTGTACTACCATGATGTGGCTGCTGTTAGCTCCTCAGAGAAGAAGGAAACTTTGGATCAATCCTCACAGTCCAGCCAGGTTCATTCAAAGGACCTCGAGCTGTCACAGCTGCTCTCCAGCCAGACAGGAATAAACATCAGAGCAGAGGTGCACACAGAGCTGTGCACTGAGCTGCAGAGCTCTGACCAGAGTGGCAAGTCTGCAGAGACAAAACAAGAGCAAGCAGAGGACACAACAGAAAGACAAGGTAGGGCCtgtttgatgacatcatcctgTCCCATGTTGGCATAACCCAGTTTATTGACCTCAGTGTAGTTTACAGTAAAGGGAGGGATTCCTTTAAATTGGTGTTGAGTGACAGCACATAAACAAGTAGAGGCATAAAATACACAGAGATGGACGGAGTGGAGGGAGTAGAGGAAAAATCAGCTTATACCAAAATATGTATACTTAAACAGGGGAGAACAAGACCAATGATATAACATGTAAGCCAGTTATAATACTTgatcatagtgtgtgtgtgtgtgtgtgtgtgtgtgtgtgtgtgtgtgtgtgtgtgtgtgtgtgtgtgtgtgtgtgtgtgtgtgtgtgtgtgtgtgtgtgtgtgtgtgtgtgtgtgtgtgtgtgcacatgcgtgtgtgtgtgaggacatAAGTGAACAGTGTTGTATTGGACTCACTCGAGTGCTGTAACTCAGAGAAATGAGTCAAATGAGCAGGAACATTTTCTAAGCTCTCACAGTTTGCCAATCTTTCTTGAGGCTACAGACAAaaactgtgtgttttatcaTTACAATATTAGATTCAAGTTTATTATCACATGCATAGTAAAAAACATGGTGGTTCAAGACAATGCAATGAAATTCTTACTTTGCTGTTCTCCCTAACACACAACAATAATGCATGACAAAAAAGatacacacaacaataataGGTTAGAATAACAAAGAAGAGAAATGAGTTCATTTATAAAGTGACTGTGCTGTTGTTATCACTTTCAGTTGTAACTGTTGGCCATAAATTCCATATTGTTGCATATCTAGCTTAGACCATGATGCTGCTCTCTCTACACCAGAAGTCATAAGTTTGTAATGTCATTCATGGTCTAATGCTAAACCTACAGGTTCTACTATATCCCAGTCTATGCTGAACCAGTCTACATCTACTGAACCTTACCAGACCACTGAGCCCAGCCCCCCTCAGTGTAAAGCATCAGAGTGCCCCAGGTCAACCTCTGTGGCAGAGGTGGCCAATGTTAAATCACcagcaaagaagaagaggaaaccATCCAAATCCCCTCAGAGGAACAAAGAAGTGAAGTCATCAAAGAAGCAGAAAAGAAACAAGTCACCATCTAAGAGCCACAAGAGGGGATCCAGATCCAGCAGCCCTTCAAGAAAGAGAAGATCACGGTCAAGGTAGAGTAActgctttctctcttctctaaCATCTCCTTTATCCTGTTGGTCTCAAATAAGGACAAACAGAATGTGATAGACAATATTCATGTAAGatcaaaataaacacacaatatacatacaAACCTAAAATCACCTCAAGTAGACTGAGAGAAATAGATTTTAGTGGAAACTTTGGATTTTTGAACATTTGTGAGAAAAGTCAACCAGCATAAACACACAGCCTCTACAATGTAAGGTTCAGTGTGGAGTAGAGAGATCAAAAATGACTTGGTGAAACCATTAATCATCTCCTCCATCACCTCAGCAcattaacaaacacactgataGATAGGTGGTAAGGTGCTGGAACTCAACTTCACCAAGTGTATTTCAAGAACTTTAAAAGCAACAAAGGCAGAACCATGACACTCAAAAAGGACTGTGTCAGATGTTCTGAAATAATCCATCTGCTTAAAATGGAATATTCAAAATATGCATGTTGGTATACTACGCTGTCTTAGTTAAATGTACTTCATTGAGAACAGTCTGCTGGTAATAGCATATTTAattgttcatttatatgtattgATTATGTTGGAGTAGTTTGTTAGTATATGATTTCAAACACAACTTTAGCCTATATATTCAATGAGTTTGACAGGTCTAACACTCAAAACCTTACAAATATACACATCAGAATCAGAATTCTTCTATCGGAGAAGTCTAATCTGATTGGTTCTCCCTATCccactgtgacatcacatccAGTGCTATTAACAGGGGAAATGGACACTGGACACACAATGCAacagtgatggaagaagtattcaTATCCTTTACTCCCTTTTTTGGATTCCATTTCCTCCCAGTAACTGCTGAGTCCTTTTTCTTATTAGTGAATTCCTTTCTGCCCAGTAACCTGTGAGTGGGTCTCACTATTAGGGGATTCCATTTTGGCTCAGTAACTGCTGTCTTTGGCTGCCGTGGTAACAGGAGGTGGGCATGAAATTGACAAAGCTGACTGTGATTGGCCAATTCCAGGATGTTATCAGGTGGTAATGGAGTCTGCTAATAGCAATAGGCTAGTCAGACTCTTTATCTGGtttggacagacacacacagaggcataGAAACTTGTCCATTACCTTTTTTTCTGGTCATTTTTTATATGAAGGCATGTTCCACAAAACCTTATCCATACACAAGCCCAAGAAGCCAATCATTTGTAAATGTTTCCAGATCTGCCAGTACCTTAATGCTAGTCTGATTGTAGCTCACTAGTTAGAGAAACTAGCTTGCTTTGCTTCAATAGCTAGTGAAGCAAAAGTATCATTTTGATGAGAATATTAGCTAGCTGTTAGCCGATGCAGCTCGTAAACATCACCATTTGAAGTGGTACATTGGTAACATTTGAGCAGAAGTTTGCATGTTGGCAAACTAGTTAAAAGGTGAATTATGCTCTTCATATGTTCACATTCTTATCCATTCTGCAATACAGTCAAGGAGGTATCTGATTGATCCCAAATGTATTCTGCATGACAACGAGCCCTATCATACAGCCTGAATCATTAAGAACTATCTTTATTGACAACAACCAGAACATTACTCCATTTGATAACACTTTACTTGAAGGTATCGTCATAAGAGTGACATGACACTGTCATAACTGTTACATGACACAGTCATGAACACGTCATAAACCTTATGTCAATGTCATAAACCTTTATGACTGTTGTCATTAAATATCATTGGGTTTTTGTAATGACAAGTTGACATTGTTTGGGTTGTCTTGATTATGACAAGTTGACTCCTTCATGATATGTTAATGAAAAATCAAAATGCTACCACTTTACTAATTTCTTCATTATACTGTCATAATGGTGTCATGACAGTCAGTTGTGGGTATCCTGTCTGTATCTTGTCAAACATCTATGACCAAGTGCTAGAATTGGTCTGTAAACTTGCACatctaattataataatcattatgTCAACTTgccataaacacaaaaataggtGCATTTTCTGGTAATGTCACTTTGATTAATGTCAAGTTGTCATAATAAGGATATCCCAAACAATGTCAACTTGTCATTACAAAAAGCGAATGACACTTAGTGACAACCGTCATAAAGGTTTAGGACATTGACATAATGTGTAACACACGTTCATGACTGTGTCATGTAACAGTTATGACTGTGTCATGTCACTCTTATGACGATACCTTCAAGTAAAGTGTTACCGTACATTTTCTTTCCCCTTCAGTCAAATGTAAACCCCTTCACACTGGCAAAATAAAGCACTATGACCATTATTAGACTAGGCAgaacaatacaaaataaaagtacagaATCAGTAGTGGAGATGATAGGTATTTTATAATCATGTGTAATCATTTGTTGCCCCTCTGCAAATGATCTGTCAGTAATCAGCCACTTCACATGCTTTTTTatattcacttcattttaacatttattttcatatctttTTCAGGTTAGTTCCTTTAACTGCTGTGCATGCCTAACTTGTGACTGTATAGCCCAGCTGTCCACTCAGCATATTTGACTACCCTATGATTCATGTGGAGCATGCCCCGATTATCATAGTGTATTTTACGCTTTGGCTTTATGTGTACCTGAGACCCTGCAACACTTgagatttaacacatttaaggATTGGTTAACACATGTTGTAAATAAATGGATGTACATGTCGTCTGTACAGATCAGGGGGCCGGAGGTCACGGAGATCCCGCTCACGGTCGGTGTCACGGGGGCGAAGAAGAGCAACATACAGTCAGAGGGACCGCTGGAAACGAGAGCCGAGTCATTCCCCTGTACTCATCCTCCGCAAAAATAGATCACCCACTCGGAAACACTGCAGTTCCATCAGCAGCCCTCAACGCATCAGTGAACTGGGTCAGATGATATGAAATCATGGACTAACTCTACTGCTGGTCCATGTTttgacattattatttataaagaGGGTATTAGTCATGATGTCAACATATGAAAAAGTTGCCTGAGTGACACATGTTCTTTCATGAGTCCTGATTAGAAGAATAACTGAAAACACTGCTGTAATGATAAAGAACCACACAATATGATGGAAAGAATTCAAAACCATAATAAGCCACATGTTTCTCAGGGACACTATGACATTAACCATCCAAGCACATGAAGCATATTTTACTACTTTTACAAACCTGTTCATCAGCATCTTGAAGGTTTTTGTGATTTTGCTGCTGTAGAGAAGCGGTGGCCATTTATGCCATTTATGCCATTTATGCCTTTAGGCTTTGTTTAGTATATGCTTGATGTTGAGCTATATATTCTGGGTTCATCTCAAAGTCCataaatactgacagtctgtgacatcatcagtcattTCCAATGGAGCTGCTTGTTTGATAGCTCATAGCAGAAACGAGTTGGTATGCTTTAGCCAGTCAAACTCAGTGAGGAGTGTGATATCATATGAAATTCATCATTTATATCCTCTGTACGTACATTTTCAGAATGTTGTTAACCGCGGTTACATTTGAATGAAGTAAGTTTAAGTAAAAAACAACTAACCTTTGAAGCTGCCATTGAACTTCTGATTTAGAAACTTTGACTTTTTGGTGGGgttttttgggtgttttttcaTAGCTAGAGTATGTAGTCTAGCAATTATTAAGTTGGTTTGGTTCATATCTGCTCAGATATCTATTGGAAAATATCTGAACATATTTAGAACCATACATAGTCAGGAAACTTGCTTGAAACAGCTATCACATCAATACATCTATTTCATAGTTTGTATTGATCCTTttattctttgtgtttcctcagataAAGACCAGTTGTTGGAAATTGCCAAGGCTAATGCTGCTGCCATGTGTGCCAAAGCAGGTATGCCCATCCCTGCCAGCCTAAGGTCCACGGTGCTTCCCCTGGCCCTGCCAAGTATGGCCATGAATGCTGCTATGGCTAGTATGACTGCTGGTATGACTTTGACTTTTGTCTCCTTCCTGTAAGCTGTTTTCTATAATGACTAATCCagttattgtatattatatatattgtatgtcGTCCAAGAACTGACTCTGATAGAACTGAATGAAAAACTGTTAATCATGATTAAATTATGATTTATGTAATTTAACCTTCATAATGGTaataatcattttcagtttttgttaaaatAGTTTTGGAGGTTAGTTTGTGCTCCTGTTTTATTGTATTCCATTATATATGAAGGAGTTTCTAATATGAAGTCTAATGAAACTGATGTCATTGGGTGGACATCTTGACAGTTAGCTTGATTTGATGTCACTACAGATTTGTTATGAAAGTCCTCTTCTGAGACAAACTATTGACAAGCTTTAATCTAACTTTTAGcttactttgttttttcctaGCCACCATGACAGCAGCCTTGTCTAACATAGGCACTCTGTCTTCACTGCTCCCACTGCCCTCCATCACCAACAAACCACCTCCTGTCCCCGCTCAACCCAACAATGCTGCTTTGGAGGAAGTGAAGCGGAAAGTAGCAAAGCAGGCCAACAGCATCAGCATTAAGGAGTTCACTGATGTAAGATTACCCTTATAACTTGTCTGTTGTATCCAGTGTAGTTATATACAGGTTGAAAGTGCCAAGTCTCTTGCACTTCAGATCCAGCAACACACAGTAAAGTGGATTACAGGGTTTATAGCACAATGAGAAACTTCCAAACTGTTGGTTGGTGAAAAGGTTTTTACAACTCTACCAGACAGTACTTCATttgctgtgtgtctatgtgtgtttataGAAATGCAAGATGATTGTGGACAGTAAAGGAGAGCTTCCTGTGGCAATGCCTCATGTGtcagatgaagaggatgatggGAAACCCTTTGGAGGATCAGCTCTTCGAGAGCAAAAAGCCATCAGCTTCAGTATCAATGTaacttctacacacacacacactcactatacACTGTGTCTTACAGAAATGAGTTTCCTTTGTTGTGATGTATGTGGATGTGTGGTAAATAAAGTCAAGTATATGATAGCACTTTATGTTACAGCTGAGAAATAACAAGAAAACATGGAAGTAGTAATAATAGCTCACTATCTATGAGAGTTAGGCTTGCCTGCCTTTAGCTTTGGTTTTTATTTGATGTGCCTCATACAAACGGTCCAAAGTCTGGTATCATTTCCcattgaaatgaatgggaaAGTTCTCTCAGACTTTTGGACACTACTGTGGTTCCAAATGTAAGAATACTTGCTAACTGTTTTTACTAATGTGTGAATGTAGATGCTCATCAGTTGTCTTTTTCTGTAATGTTTCCAGAACACCACAGTTCGTCCAGCAGTGCGTAGTGATGCAGGCATGGCCAAAGAGTTTCCAGTGTCTTCAGGATGTCAGCATCGGAAGAAGGTAAACGGACTGTAATACATGTACATGTAGTTCAGATCTTGTAAGACTGTGTCCATGTTGAGTTATATGTATGCATTTTATACAGACAGCCTGTCACTCACATTCTTGGataggtgtgtgtttgctccAGACTGTAATGGCTTAGTTCAACATTCAGAATGTGGATAATgccaaaacacaaagaaaagagacGTGTTAAGTTGTGGAGGCCAGCTTAAAGGGAAATCTCCTTGAGACTGTTTTATAAGTTTGgataaaacagttttattacTGATATTTAACTTCTTTGTTTCAAGGACTTTTAAAGTGTGGTTTACTTTGACTTGAGATGGCAAATCATTTTCTATACTGGGGAATTAAGTTTTGAACTCAAATTCAAATTTCTGTCACTATCTGTGTATTTCATGTACAATATATTCTGTTCAGGATTATGCATTCATTTGAGTCCATCAAACATTAACTTTCATATTGATTCAACATCTACACTTAAATGAAAGTTTTAATAATGTTACAACAATGACATAGTTACCATATACATTTATTAACTCTTAACATTGGGAAATGTGACTACAGAGCACAATGTAGCggaaattataataaaatatagaatGAAATATCTCCTCAAGAAATAATCACACAGCTATTAAAGTTCTACCATTCTTCCTGTATTTACATGACAGATAACTTTACATCACATTTTCAGGCAGACTTCAGGAATGTGAGTTAGAGTTTATGTTGGTTATGTTCAGATAATAGAAGAGGATTTGTGTTTAGTGTTGAGTTTAGTCCTTTTCCTTGGTTCAGATAacccttcctcacttccatgGTCACCTCTTTGTCCCTCACATTGACAGACTACTCCTCTTCACTCTCAACTTTGACCACCTCTTTATTAGTATCCATGgtaatgtatttatacctctacagcagcagggacgggtttaTGATTgtcagacctgcccactaaatcctgaacacagaaatgttgaaacacagtttgtgaagcctagctccacaattcaaatctaaatggttgaaatgctttttacaccttttttagaaatacatttatgaactatttaatgtgtttagaagaaaatgtctgcattcactttacactgtctttaagcACAGAGCCTGAAGAATGAAATGTATATGTATCcaaatacatacagtaagtgCATTTGTGTTAGGGTTATAAATGTGACAAATGATATATGTGAATGCCATCATAAGATCATTAAATATCCTTGTGAGTAATGTAATGTGTTATACTGTCCAGGAGGGCGAGACACTGGGTGCATATGGAGAATGGGTTCCAGTTGACAAATCTGCagatgaagctgctgctgcctccagaAAGACCCTGACCGCTGCCCCCACAGTGACACCCACTGCTTCATCAGGTGAAAGTGTAGCAGCTGCAGTGTTACCAGTGGTGGTGGAACAGCCAGTGTTTGTGGCAGAAAGTGACAGCGTGTTTCCTGACCCACCACTGCAGGTGAGAAGTATACTTTAGTCTTAATATTGTAAGTTTGTACCTTTTAACTCAGCTTTGTATGTCTGTAAGTGTGCAGACATTTACAGTTTGTACAGTTTGAAGTGTTTAATTCATCTTCATGTGTTGTCTGTCTCTGCAGCCTGTAGATATCTCTCAGGCTGTAACTGAGAGGATCAAAGCTCAAAGGCGATTGGCAGAGAATCCTTATGATGTCAGCGCTATCTGCATGCTCAGCCGGGCACAGGAGCAGGTATAATCCACATATCTTAACCATTATTATTAACACATATATGGAAGTATTTCTGTGCCATCTGAGTTTGAATACGAATTTCTAAGATTTAAAATTTTCAGTATCAAAATcagactttgaattttaaaaaccatcacattttttgagatgttgaattttttttacactggaTTTTTTGGGGTGTTGAAATTCTTTACATGTTGAATtttgaaaaactgaatattttgacACAGATATTTTTTTACACACCTTTACAAACCTTGAAAAAAAttcagaggcaaaaaaaaattcagtgctaGAAATTTGATggtttttaaaattcaaagtctgATTTTGATACTGAGAGCTAGTTTACTCTGGTCGTCACATGACCAATGGAACGTAACATGATTGGTTAGACATTGGCTGAATtgagacattgaatttttttcaaTGTTGAAAAAAATTCAGTGGCAAAAAAAATTTCAGtgaaatttgatgattttaacatttaaagtctGATTTTAATACTGAAAATTTTCAATCTTAGAAATTCATATTCAAACTCAGATGGCACAGAAATACAtccatacacatacactcacaatAATGAAATCAATATTGAGATAATGAACAGTTTGTCATGCTGTTGGCTCTGTCTAGCTTTGCACAGGAATATGACATATGACATAAATATTAGAAATGATGACATTATTAGATTAGATACTGATACAGGATTGTTAAGGCTGATGCTGATTTCAATATTTCAaactttaacctttacatactgttgacccattttgacatttgaaagcaatTTAAAaccacataaaatacattttttaagtcTGAAATTGTATGTCTTTCCTATAGTGtcctaaaaatgttttgtttaaattttatgatcatttatttttgtgcagctggtatacatttttgcacatttttaaagattatcATGAAGCTTACCATTCAAGTGCTGTTGCATTCTTCACTTTTAATAAATTGaatgttatatgttataaaCTGACTAATTATAACATATAattatatgttattatattataacactgataatatataatatgaacagtatgtaagggttaaaacatctTCTAATGATATGCTGATCATTTCATTCTGTTCATtttgaacagaaacacagaatttAAAGAAACACTTTTTCTATAGTTGACTGTCAGTCACAACCAAAGGGGAAGGTCAGCTGGAGTTTCCCAGTTTGAATCTGTGATACAACATCCAGAAGGGCTTCAAACCTAGCATGTGAACCAGAAAGAAACCACATTgaagcacattttaaaacatttctatgTCAAAACGTCTTCCATAATCTACACATTGAAAATGTTCCTGTTTTGTAGTTTCCTGTACCTTTAGTGTACAGttctatttttacattttaaggtTAAAGTGAGTTGCAGAGAGAGGAGTAAACCTGCAGATACTTCATCACATATGAATGAGATAGTTTAGTTGTGATTAGAGGTGGGTGCTTTGACCTCGTCATACTTGACTCTAAGTCTAATTACTATTGTTGTCATTTATTCTAGACTGATaagaaatgttataaataaaaaccAATCACACAGTAAGCATTGGGGGTCATCAGCCAATGTACATACGTTTATTTCTAGTATTTGTACATATAATAATCCCTCTATGTTTCCCATTTCCAACCAGCTGTTTTGGAACGTGATGATTGGActtcaactaatgattattatcaataattattttcattattttctcagttaattGATTAGTAGTTTAGTCTTTAAAATGTTAGGTTAAATTGGTGATGAAAATTCCCCAGACCCCAAGATGTGTAaatgtccaaccaacagtctcAATATGATGAATTGATTTTCAAAATAGTTATATGTAATGCAATGATcagatcaattaatcaactaatcattgcagctctagaaATGTTCAGCTACTATATTAATATTTCCAAAAAGGCAGTATGCCTCAGTTATAATATCAGCTCTGCTTCATGTTTCTCTGCTCAGTTACACCATCAGCTACATGTGATCACGTCTTTGATTGTGTGATGTaatgggtttttattttataggtTGATGCATGGGCCCAATCCAACACTGTCCCTGGTCTTTTCACTGGTTCTACAGGAGCTCAGG
The sequence above is drawn from the Scomber japonicus isolate fScoJap1 chromosome 24, fScoJap1.pri, whole genome shotgun sequence genome and encodes:
- the LOC128354484 gene encoding protein SON is translated as MAANIEQIFQDFILNKIREIEDQNEDKAAVEGVSAHSETAGAEKTPSERNKQEEFRCSGSQKKHKKHKKHKSKKKRRNQEKESSSESAAELDARSKHQSRRGTPTAANKEQSEDNSCKSRCHKRSTGKRKKKKRKRKSEGRGNSSDSDSECVSKQKDSKRGQSSSPRRREDLPDIIPKQDSSNKERGDEESYDRRSRHSRSRSRSKSHSNCHSHSCSVRRNSHSRSGHHHRKSRSRSRSGSQQHRVWSSSSEKKETLDQSSQSSQVHSKDLELSQLLSSQTGINIRAEVHTELCTELQSSDQSGKSAETKQEQAEDTTERQGSTISQSMLNQSTSTEPYQTTEPSPPQCKASECPRSTSVAEVANVKSPAKKKRKPSKSPQRNKEVKSSKKQKRNKSPSKSHKRGSRSSSPSRKRRSRSRSGGRRSRRSRSRSVSRGRRRATYSQRDRWKREPSHSPVLILRKNRSPTRKHCSSISSPQRISELDKDQLLEIAKANAAAMCAKAGMPIPASLRSTVLPLALPSMAMNAAMASMTAATMTAALSNIGTLSSLLPLPSITNKPPPVPAQPNNAALEEVKRKVAKQANSISIKEFTDKCKMIVDSKGELPVAMPHVSDEEDDGKPFGGSALREQKAISFSINNTTVRPAVRSDAGMAKEFPVSSGCQHRKKEGETLGAYGEWVPVDKSADEAAAASRKTLTAAPTVTPTASSGESVAAAVLPVVVEQPVFVAESDSVFPDPPLQPVDISQAVTERIKAQRRLAENPYDVSAICMLSRAQEQVDAWAQSNTVPGLFTGSTGAQVLSSEELSNSGPQAWLKKDQFLRAAPVSGGVGEFLMRKMGWRTGEGLGRNREGTVEPIIIDFKVDRKGLVAEGEKPQKQTGGLVVTKDLMGKHPVSALIELCNKRRIMQPDFVMVHHSGPDHRKNFLFKVTVNGVDYQPQTASPNKKHAKAMAATVALQALGEVPVDGPGLYTGPVFTAASTGPLFST